In Rubrivirga marina, the following are encoded in one genomic region:
- a CDS encoding carboxypeptidase regulatory-like domain-containing protein yields MIPRPGRRLLLAALATLVVGAAPVWGQSVRGFVTASGRGPLAGANVALQRVEAGAPAGTLRGAVADAQGFYEVGGLDPGRYAVRATYVGYAAAFDTLEVADGPTTWSPELEPAGALDEVVVQADGGAADVSGGLQKIRPADLGRIPSPDVAGDLAVYLQSLPGVVTVGDRGGGLFVRGGTPAQNLVLVDGAPVFQPFHAIGFFSAFPEDLVGAADFYAGGYGQKYTGRVSSVLDVTLREGSTEKLQAAGTVGPFVVTAQGEGPLVKGTSSWIASARTSVVEPLAEAVGVDVPLRFMDGLVKVSTASAASRCSAHALGTYDRGRLDRESEDAFEWTNLVVGGRCISAPSGLDGRIDIAASVSHLDSGIGPATEFLRSDGRERASRLTEGRFSADLSRSLGWARLQFGARGSMIVTRYRFGDDATAREEGDFLLGGAAHVGLEVPLGPLTVSPGVALVMKPYSESFGLEPRIRASLLPAGPRGPELSAAAGLYRQSLVGLTDERDAASPFIAWTGPPPGFDEQTALHALAGATVPLSRGLRVGIEGYARRIDGLPIPIWSARTQFTVLPVEARSTSVGADARVEWQRGPAYTYVSYAYGVTEYRAVDGPFLVRGGRSYDRYNPAHDRRHQLQVAFQLDLGRIEAGARWQVGSGLPYTRPYGFDVVVPPFGLPEVTTDPGYPRVVFERPFNGRLPAYHRLDVSVGTDLRVGDAALDLRAGAINTYNRDNVFYYDVFRGRRVNQLPLIPYVSARLRTP; encoded by the coding sequence GTGATCCCACGCCCGGGGCGACGACTTCTCTTGGCCGCGCTGGCGACGCTCGTCGTCGGCGCGGCTCCCGTTTGGGGGCAGTCGGTGAGGGGGTTCGTGACGGCCTCGGGGCGCGGGCCGCTCGCCGGGGCCAACGTGGCGCTCCAGCGCGTCGAGGCGGGCGCCCCTGCCGGGACGCTCCGCGGGGCCGTCGCCGACGCGCAGGGGTTCTACGAGGTCGGCGGGCTCGACCCCGGCCGCTACGCCGTCCGCGCGACCTACGTCGGCTACGCCGCGGCCTTCGACACGCTGGAGGTGGCCGACGGGCCGACGACGTGGAGCCCGGAGCTCGAGCCGGCCGGCGCGCTCGACGAGGTCGTCGTCCAGGCCGACGGCGGGGCGGCCGACGTCTCGGGCGGCCTCCAGAAGATCCGCCCGGCCGACCTCGGCCGGATCCCGTCGCCTGACGTCGCGGGCGACCTCGCCGTCTACCTCCAGTCGTTGCCCGGCGTCGTGACCGTCGGCGACCGCGGCGGCGGGCTGTTCGTCCGCGGTGGGACGCCGGCCCAGAATCTCGTCCTCGTCGACGGCGCGCCCGTGTTCCAGCCGTTCCACGCCATCGGGTTCTTCTCGGCGTTCCCCGAGGACCTCGTGGGCGCGGCCGATTTTTATGCCGGCGGCTACGGGCAGAAGTACACCGGGCGCGTGTCGTCGGTGCTCGACGTGACGCTCCGAGAGGGGAGCACCGAGAAACTCCAGGCGGCGGGGACGGTCGGCCCGTTCGTCGTCACGGCGCAGGGCGAGGGGCCGCTCGTCAAGGGGACGTCGTCGTGGATCGCCTCGGCGCGGACGTCCGTGGTCGAGCCGCTCGCCGAGGCCGTCGGGGTCGACGTCCCGCTCCGGTTCATGGACGGGCTCGTGAAGGTGTCGACGGCGTCGGCGGCGTCGCGGTGCTCGGCCCACGCGCTCGGGACGTACGACCGCGGCCGCCTCGACCGCGAGTCGGAGGACGCCTTCGAGTGGACGAACCTCGTCGTCGGCGGCCGGTGCATCTCGGCCCCGTCGGGGCTCGACGGGCGGATCGACATCGCCGCCAGCGTGAGCCACCTCGACAGCGGGATCGGCCCGGCCACGGAGTTCCTCCGGTCGGACGGCCGCGAGCGGGCGTCGCGCCTCACGGAGGGCCGGTTCTCGGCGGACCTTTCGCGCTCGCTGGGCTGGGCGCGTCTCCAGTTCGGCGCACGGGGCTCGATGATCGTCACGCGCTACCGGTTCGGCGACGACGCGACGGCGCGTGAGGAAGGCGACTTCCTGCTCGGCGGAGCGGCCCATGTCGGCCTCGAGGTCCCTCTGGGCCCGCTCACGGTGTCGCCCGGCGTGGCGCTGGTGATGAAGCCGTACTCGGAGTCGTTCGGCCTCGAGCCGCGCATTCGGGCGTCGCTCCTGCCGGCCGGGCCGCGGGGGCCGGAGCTCTCGGCCGCCGCCGGCCTCTACCGCCAGTCGCTCGTGGGGCTGACCGACGAGCGCGACGCGGCCTCGCCGTTCATCGCGTGGACCGGCCCGCCCCCGGGGTTCGACGAACAGACGGCGCTCCACGCCCTCGCCGGCGCCACGGTGCCCCTGAGTCGCGGTCTCCGCGTCGGCATCGAGGGCTATGCGCGGCGGATCGACGGGCTGCCGATCCCGATCTGGAGCGCGCGGACACAGTTCACGGTCCTCCCGGTCGAGGCCCGCTCGACGTCGGTCGGCGCCGACGCCCGCGTCGAATGGCAGCGCGGGCCGGCCTACACCTACGTCTCGTACGCCTATGGCGTGACGGAGTACCGGGCGGTGGACGGCCCCTTTCTCGTCCGAGGCGGCCGGTCCTACGACCGCTACAACCCGGCCCACGACCGGCGCCACCAGCTCCAGGTGGCCTTTCAACTGGACCTCGGGCGGATCGAGGCCGGGGCGCGCTGGCAGGTCGGGTCCGGCCTCCCGTACACGCGGCCGTACGGGTTCGACGTGGTCGTCCCGCCGTTCGGGCTGCCCGAAGTGACGACCGACCCCGGCTATCCGCGCGTCGTGTTCGAGCGGCCGTTCAACGGGCGGCTCCCCGCGTACCACCGGCTCGACGTGTCGGTCGGCACGGACCTGCGGGTCGGCGACGCGGCGCTTGACCTCCGGGCCGGCGCGATCAACACGTACAACCGCGACAACGTGTTCTACTACGACGTCTTCCGCGGGCGGCGCGTGAACCAACTCCCGCTGATCCCCTACGTCTCGGCGCGGCTCCGGACGCCGTGA
- a CDS encoding DUF4249 family protein: protein MTRLGVLLGAAALAACEVPFDPRIPSDDVVSLSGYLDASADTQWVRVERLDATTGTSGRPLPITVTLVDAASGAEAALVQRVWPTVVGPAHLFWTTAGVAPGRSYRLHVDTEAGAATATVVTPDTADYVVSVESGPQSCPAIVTVSGDVDVADVQAVFRVVRAGRPSDVRISHAARVERAPDGTARVSLYYADDADEALAVGQILSSQIRVSVSATEWPVHPGASIESVLLEPTFGAEGQIEGGVGFVGGVVSEWYAYVPPIEPCSRP from the coding sequence GTGACCCGCCTCGGCGTTCTGCTCGGGGCGGCCGCGCTCGCGGCCTGCGAAGTCCCGTTCGACCCCCGCATCCCGTCGGACGACGTGGTCTCGCTGAGCGGCTACCTCGACGCCTCTGCCGACACCCAGTGGGTCCGCGTGGAGCGGCTCGACGCGACGACCGGGACGAGTGGGCGGCCGCTCCCGATTACGGTCACGCTCGTGGACGCCGCCAGCGGGGCCGAGGCGGCGCTCGTCCAGCGCGTGTGGCCGACCGTCGTCGGGCCGGCGCACCTGTTCTGGACCACGGCGGGCGTCGCGCCGGGCCGGTCCTACCGCCTCCACGTCGACACCGAGGCGGGCGCGGCCACGGCCACCGTCGTGACGCCGGACACGGCGGACTACGTGGTCTCGGTCGAATCGGGGCCTCAGAGCTGCCCGGCCATCGTCACGGTCTCGGGCGACGTCGACGTGGCGGACGTCCAGGCGGTGTTCCGGGTCGTCCGGGCGGGACGGCCGTCCGACGTCCGCATCAGCCACGCGGCGCGGGTCGAGCGGGCGCCCGACGGGACGGCGCGCGTCTCGCTCTACTACGCCGACGACGCCGACGAGGCGCTCGCCGTCGGTCAGATCCTGAGCTCGCAGATCCGCGTCTCGGTGTCGGCGACGGAGTGGCCCGTCCACCCGGGCGCGTCGATCGAGAGCGTGCTCCTCGAGCCGACGTTCGGCGCAGAGGGCCAGATCGAGGGCGGCGTCGGGTTCGTGGGGGGCGTGGTGTCCGAGTGGTATGCTTACGTGCCTCCCATCGAGCCGTGCTCGCGCCCATGA
- a CDS encoding DUF4249 family protein: MTRRPLLLALVVLAGCEVPLDPIEASDRVFSLSGYLDTSADTQWVRVEPLARTAGGDPAPIDAVVTLTDLGGGAEVVLEQRVRSFPSGPAHLFWTTADVAPGRTYRLDARRPDGAETTTEVELPAAGTFSVSLVTGPRVCPTVVEVSGAERVVDVQSRYVVLEEGVPVEYRFSHADTFRRQADGSIAASVYYADDARVMGLDPLLDPAFAGVLSSDVVAAVATEDWPDPTGLSLEAVLQIEGFGVEGGVGFVGGAVTERRPFTPGVLESGFGNLLPCTTTP; encoded by the coding sequence ATGACCCGCCGGCCGCTCCTGCTCGCCCTCGTCGTGTTGGCCGGGTGCGAGGTCCCGCTCGACCCGATCGAGGCGTCGGACCGCGTGTTCTCGCTGAGCGGGTACCTCGACACGTCCGCCGACACGCAGTGGGTCCGCGTCGAGCCCCTCGCGCGGACGGCCGGCGGCGACCCGGCCCCGATCGACGCCGTCGTGACGCTGACCGATCTGGGCGGCGGGGCGGAGGTCGTGCTTGAGCAACGGGTCCGGTCGTTCCCCTCCGGGCCGGCGCACCTGTTCTGGACGACGGCCGACGTCGCGCCGGGCCGGACGTACCGCCTCGACGCGCGCCGCCCGGACGGGGCCGAGACGACGACTGAGGTGGAGCTCCCCGCCGCGGGCACGTTCTCGGTCTCGCTCGTGACGGGCCCGCGGGTGTGTCCTACCGTCGTCGAGGTATCCGGGGCCGAGCGCGTCGTCGACGTCCAGTCGCGGTACGTGGTGCTCGAAGAGGGCGTGCCCGTCGAGTACCGGTTCTCCCATGCCGACACGTTCCGGCGGCAAGCCGACGGGTCCATCGCCGCCTCGGTCTACTACGCCGACGACGCGCGCGTGATGGGCCTCGACCCGCTTCTCGACCCCGCGTTCGCCGGCGTCCTCTCCTCGGACGTGGTCGCGGCCGTCGCCACCGAGGACTGGCCGGATCCCACCGGCCTGAGCCTGGAGGCCGTCCTCCAGATCGAGGGGTTCGGCGTCGAAGGCGGGGTTGGGTTCGTGGGCGGTGCGGTGACCGAGCGGCGGCCGTTCACGCCGGGCGTTCTGGAGAGCGGGTTCGGCAACCTCCTCCCGTGCACCACGACCCCGTGA
- the fmt gene encoding methionyl-tRNA formyltransferase — protein sequence MDAPRIVFMGTPDFAVPSLDALVEAGLAPVAVVTVPDKPAGRGQTVRASAVKRAAERHGLPVLQPASVKDPAFAEEVAALEPDVLAVVAFRILPPAVFEAARLGAFNLHGSLLPAYRGAAPIQRALMDGVEETGVTTFFLQRTVDTGNVILRRRITVGPDDTAGDVHDRLAEVGAEAVVETVRQIAAGTAEAEPQDDALASPAPKIFREDALLDWSQPARAVHNHVRALSPYPGAWTTWEGETLKVLRTRFEEARLDGPPGRVTVDDGRMLVACGADAVEVLEVQREGKRRMDAADFLNGADVDGATIGTSA from the coding sequence GTGGACGCCCCCCGCATCGTGTTCATGGGCACGCCGGACTTCGCCGTGCCCTCCCTCGACGCCCTCGTGGAGGCCGGCCTCGCGCCGGTCGCCGTCGTCACCGTGCCCGACAAGCCGGCGGGGCGGGGGCAGACGGTCCGGGCGTCGGCGGTGAAGCGGGCCGCCGAGCGGCACGGGCTGCCCGTCCTCCAGCCGGCCTCGGTGAAGGACCCGGCGTTCGCCGAGGAGGTCGCCGCGCTCGAACCGGACGTCCTCGCCGTCGTCGCCTTCCGGATCCTGCCGCCGGCCGTGTTCGAGGCCGCCCGCCTCGGCGCGTTCAACCTCCACGGCTCTCTCCTGCCGGCGTACCGCGGCGCCGCCCCGATCCAGCGCGCGCTCATGGACGGCGTCGAGGAGACCGGCGTGACGACGTTCTTCCTCCAGCGGACCGTCGACACGGGCAACGTGATCCTCCGCCGTCGGATCACCGTCGGGCCCGACGACACGGCCGGCGACGTCCACGACCGGCTCGCCGAGGTCGGCGCCGAGGCCGTGGTCGAGACGGTCCGCCAGATCGCCGCCGGAACGGCCGAGGCGGAGCCGCAGGACGACGCGCTCGCCAGCCCCGCGCCCAAGATCTTCCGCGAGGACGCCCTGCTCGATTGGTCACAGCCGGCGCGGGCGGTTCACAACCACGTCCGTGCCCTCTCGCCGTACCCCGGAGCCTGGACGACGTGGGAGGGGGAGACGCTCAAGGTCCTCCGCACGCGGTTCGAGGAGGCCCGCCTCGACGGCCCGCCGGGCCGCGTCACGGTCGACGACGGTCGGATGCTCGTCGCCTGCGGCGCGGATGCCGTCGAAGTCCTCGAGGTCCAGCGCGAGGGGAAACGCCGCATGGACGCCGCCGATTTTTTGAACGGGGCGGACGTCGATGGCGCCACGATCGGGACGTCGGCCTAG
- a CDS encoding AAA family ATPase: MTARVAEQSRFVRPLLDAVGSVVVGQSHMVERLLIGLLTGGHVLLEGVPGLAKTLTVSTLARAVDARFQRIQFTPDLLPADLLGTLVYNQADATFLVKKGPIFANVILADEVNRAPAKVQSALLEAMQERQVTIGETTYPLPRPFLVLATQNPIEQEGTYPLPEAQVDRFMLKVVVDYPTRDEEIEIMRRMSHGTPPPSVSPVVSPEQVLQARAVVGEVYLDARVEEYVVDLVLATREPERYGLRDLRGLVAYGASPRASIALALAARAHAFLEGRAYATPDDVRAVALDVLRHRVAVTYEAEAEDVASDQIVRRVLDTVEVP, encoded by the coding sequence CTGACGGCCCGCGTCGCCGAGCAGTCCCGGTTCGTCCGCCCCCTCCTCGACGCCGTAGGGAGCGTGGTCGTGGGGCAGAGCCACATGGTCGAGCGGCTCCTCATCGGGCTCCTCACCGGCGGCCACGTCCTGCTCGAAGGCGTCCCCGGGCTGGCCAAGACGCTGACGGTCTCGACGCTGGCGCGCGCCGTCGACGCCCGGTTCCAGCGGATCCAGTTCACGCCCGACCTCCTCCCGGCCGACCTTCTCGGCACGCTCGTCTACAACCAGGCCGACGCCACCTTCCTCGTCAAGAAGGGGCCCATCTTCGCCAACGTGATCCTGGCCGACGAGGTGAACCGGGCGCCGGCGAAGGTTCAGAGCGCGCTCCTGGAGGCCATGCAGGAGCGCCAGGTCACGATCGGCGAGACGACGTACCCCCTCCCGCGGCCGTTCCTCGTCCTCGCCACCCAGAACCCGATCGAGCAGGAGGGGACCTACCCGCTTCCCGAAGCCCAGGTCGACCGGTTCATGCTGAAGGTCGTCGTCGACTACCCGACGCGGGACGAGGAGATCGAGATCATGCGGCGGATGTCGCACGGGACGCCGCCGCCGTCCGTCTCGCCCGTCGTGTCGCCGGAGCAGGTCCTCCAGGCCCGCGCGGTCGTCGGGGAGGTCTACCTCGACGCACGCGTGGAGGAGTACGTCGTCGACCTCGTGCTGGCGACGCGGGAGCCAGAGCGCTACGGGCTCCGGGACCTCCGCGGGCTCGTGGCCTACGGCGCCAGCCCGCGCGCTTCCATCGCCCTCGCGCTCGCGGCGCGCGCCCACGCCTTCCTCGAAGGCCGGGCCTACGCCACGCCCGACGACGTCCGTGCCGTCGCGCTCGACGTGCTTCGCCACCGAGTGGCTGTGACGTACGAGGCCGAGGCGGAGGACGTCGCCTCCGACCAGATCGTCCGCCGCGTCCTCGACACGGTCGAGGTCCCGTAG
- the hprK gene encoding HPr(Ser) kinase/phosphatase: MRKPQPFRRDKILIPALLTRLRDRVGVEIEACGGGDAEDRAVTVRHVHRPGLVLAGYTEHFEHRRVQILGNTECRYLGWLEPEAARDGFDRLLSFDPPCVILTAGNRLDGDLEALAADYGVPLYRTPVATVPFMGLLRDVLDDHFAEQLTVHGSLVDVYGIGLLLTGPAGIGKSEMALDLVERGHRLVADDVVMATRTGSGVIMGAGTDLAEHFMEIRGLGIIDVRSMFGVRAIRYQKRIEVVVQIHPWDEDEEYTRIDMVTETDSILGVDLPLVKLPITPGKNVTVICEVIAMNHLLQHYGYDPAEAFSTKLRQRIEQKSDTPGAGRGIDWFEHDFE; the protein is encoded by the coding sequence ATGCGCAAGCCTCAGCCCTTCCGGCGCGACAAGATCCTGATCCCGGCGCTGCTGACGCGGCTCCGTGACCGCGTCGGCGTCGAGATCGAGGCGTGCGGGGGCGGCGACGCCGAGGACCGCGCGGTGACGGTCCGCCACGTCCACCGGCCGGGCCTCGTGCTGGCCGGCTACACCGAGCACTTCGAGCACCGGCGCGTCCAGATCCTCGGCAACACGGAGTGTCGGTACCTCGGCTGGCTCGAGCCTGAGGCGGCTCGGGATGGGTTCGACCGGCTCCTCTCGTTCGACCCGCCGTGCGTCATCCTCACGGCCGGCAACCGGCTCGACGGCGACCTCGAAGCCCTCGCCGCCGACTACGGCGTCCCGCTCTACCGGACGCCCGTCGCGACGGTCCCGTTCATGGGCCTCCTCCGTGACGTCCTCGACGACCACTTCGCGGAGCAGCTCACGGTCCACGGCTCGCTCGTCGATGTTTACGGCATCGGCCTCCTCCTGACAGGCCCGGCCGGGATCGGGAAGTCCGAGATGGCCCTCGACCTGGTCGAGCGCGGCCACCGGCTCGTGGCCGACGACGTCGTGATGGCGACGCGGACGGGCTCGGGCGTGATCATGGGCGCCGGCACCGACCTCGCCGAGCACTTCATGGAGATCCGCGGGCTCGGCATCATCGACGTCCGGTCGATGTTCGGCGTCCGCGCGATCCGGTACCAGAAGCGGATCGAGGTCGTCGTCCAGATCCACCCGTGGGACGAGGACGAGGAGTACACCCGGATCGACATGGTGACCGAGACGGACTCGATCCTCGGCGTCGACCTCCCGCTCGTCAAGCTCCCCATCACGCCGGGCAAGAACGTGACGGTCATCTGCGAGGTGATCGCCATGAACCACCTGCTCCAGCACTACGGCTACGACCCGGCCGAGGCGTTCTCGACGAAGCTCCGCCAGCGGATCGAGCAGAAGTCCGACACGCCCGGAGCCGGCCGCGGGATCGACTGGTTCGAGCACGACTTCGAGTAG
- a CDS encoding M23 family metallopeptidase: MPDNRYFYYDHDACTFVEVEPSRKGLWLKVGAIACLSLVLSAVGVGVLSTFLTSPTEIAQAEEIDALRGQLASTHSQLTSFTEELEHLAETDREIYRTVLNAEPISEDEFRLGVGGSENNRFARFSTPTAELLTETSETFDRLERQLELQSRSYDEIKSLASDRDAVLRQQPAILPLKNARLTSGFGMRYHPILRVSRMHAGVDFPTPVGTPLYAAGDGRVRFVGTRGGYGNVIEIEHPLAGKITRYAHLSRVASGITEGALVRRGQTVAYSGNTGLSTAPHLHYEVRLMNAEESPINPVATFVPDVTPAQYRELVEAARSQTVSFD; encoded by the coding sequence ATGCCTGACAACCGATACTTCTACTACGACCACGACGCGTGCACCTTCGTCGAGGTCGAGCCGAGCCGGAAGGGGCTCTGGCTTAAAGTCGGCGCCATCGCCTGCCTCTCGCTCGTGCTCAGCGCCGTCGGCGTCGGCGTCCTCTCGACGTTCCTCACCTCGCCGACCGAGATCGCGCAGGCCGAGGAGATCGACGCCCTCCGCGGCCAGCTCGCCTCGACGCACTCGCAGCTCACGTCGTTCACCGAGGAGCTCGAGCACCTCGCCGAGACCGACCGCGAGATCTACCGGACGGTCCTCAACGCCGAGCCGATCTCCGAGGACGAGTTCCGTCTCGGGGTCGGCGGCTCCGAGAACAACCGGTTCGCCCGGTTCTCGACGCCCACGGCCGAGCTCCTCACCGAGACGTCCGAGACGTTCGACCGCCTCGAGCGCCAGCTCGAGCTCCAGAGCCGGTCCTACGACGAAATCAAGAGCCTCGCGAGCGACCGCGACGCCGTGCTCCGTCAGCAGCCGGCCATCCTCCCGCTCAAGAACGCCCGCCTGACCTCCGGCTTCGGGATGCGGTACCACCCGATCCTCCGCGTCTCCCGGATGCACGCCGGCGTCGACTTCCCGACGCCCGTCGGGACGCCGCTCTACGCCGCCGGCGACGGCCGCGTCCGGTTCGTCGGCACCCGCGGGGGCTACGGCAACGTGATCGAGATCGAACACCCGCTGGCCGGCAAGATCACGCGCTACGCCCACCTCTCCCGCGTGGCCAGTGGCATCACCGAGGGCGCGCTCGTCCGCCGTGGGCAGACCGTCGCCTACAGCGGCAACACGGGCCTCTCGACGGCCCCGCACCTCCACTACGAGGTCCGCCTGATGAACGCCGAGGAGTCGCCGATCAACCCGGTCGCCACGTTCGTCCCCGACGTCACGCCGGCCCAGTATCGCGAGCTCGTCGAGGCCGCCCGCTCGCAGACGGTCTCCTTCGACTGA
- a CDS encoding DUF2795 domain-containing protein, which yields MYWTLELAATLEDAPWPATKDELIDYADRTGAPAEVIQNLEEMEDDGAPYESIEEVWPDYPTHNDDFYFEDE from the coding sequence ATGTACTGGACGCTCGAACTGGCCGCGACGTTGGAGGATGCGCCCTGGCCGGCGACCAAGGACGAGCTCATCGACTACGCCGACCGCACCGGCGCCCCCGCCGAGGTGATCCAGAACCTCGAGGAGATGGAGGACGACGGCGCGCCGTACGAGAGCATCGAGGAGGTCTGGCCGGACTACCCGACCCACAACGACGACTTCTACTTCGAGGACGAGTAG
- a CDS encoding hybrid sensor histidine kinase/response regulator, with amino-acid sequence MSADDSPLPIWIYRLLLFVGGAAFVAIGWEYQFGGPTTVDPLAGRLAIGLSALSLGTLTFTSTTIRSKAYVLVYGLFLIVSAWQIYVATVGGLTPTAAFGVLLVFLGCSAGIQTSRWLATYTVLFVGSMALAAYTLDAPGVPRGAFLATLGALGALGVFVTRAREETLQTLHDAKEEALDAARAKSEFLAAMSHEIRTPLNGVIGMTDVLAATPLSPDQLDYVGTIQASGRALLGVINDVLDFSKIEAGRLDLESEPVALRPLVDDAVAVVAQTATQRGVEVVCHVEPDVPDIVLGDGARLRQVALNLLSNAVKFTEAGTVALRLDARRRRGGTVELSLRISDTGIGIPDEHLDTLFDSFTQVDASTTRRFGGTGLGLAITKRLAEQMGGVVSVESEVGVGSTFEIRIPLPEVDAPPTAPVTPAGAVLLIVEPHTAARDAAVALAESYGLGVAAFATVDAAAAWIADGGRYDLAALALNANDRPDHADADRQGAFGFADRLRTDPTLGGLPLLLLAPLGSAVVASGVFDAVLTKPLRADRFADVVAQLVGSRRPAAKKLATGPVQGPLRVLLVEDHEVNRKVATGLLARLGIAPDVAENGAEALDALRRDRYDLVLMDLQMPVLDGIGATRRLRAELPAARQPRVVALTANAFAEDAARCREAGMDGFLTKPVRLEDLRAEIALAGGVSERTDDAPPPVPAPADRSVESTPETDALALPTPEAIAAHLRALSDGDDALATEILGAYLRTEPSLRAELTGGDPGGAAHKLKSACGTLGADALSHAAFEVERDVREGRDVTGAVAALDAALGGFRDSAEAALAALSPDGAPTPTNGGPVSG; translated from the coding sequence GTGTCCGCCGACGACTCTCCCCTCCCGATCTGGATCTACCGGCTGCTCCTGTTCGTGGGCGGCGCGGCGTTCGTCGCCATCGGGTGGGAGTACCAGTTCGGCGGCCCGACGACGGTCGACCCGTTGGCGGGGCGTCTGGCCATCGGCCTCTCGGCCCTCTCGTTGGGCACGCTCACCTTCACGAGCACGACGATCCGGAGCAAGGCGTACGTCCTCGTCTACGGCCTCTTCCTCATCGTCTCGGCGTGGCAGATCTACGTCGCCACGGTCGGCGGGCTCACGCCGACGGCCGCGTTCGGGGTGCTCCTCGTGTTCCTCGGGTGCTCGGCCGGGATCCAGACGTCGCGGTGGCTGGCGACCTACACGGTCCTGTTCGTCGGGTCGATGGCGCTCGCCGCGTACACGCTCGACGCGCCCGGCGTCCCGCGCGGGGCGTTCTTGGCGACGCTCGGCGCGCTCGGCGCGCTCGGCGTGTTCGTGACGCGGGCCCGCGAGGAGACGCTCCAGACGCTCCACGACGCCAAAGAGGAGGCGCTCGACGCCGCCCGCGCGAAGTCGGAGTTCCTGGCCGCCATGAGCCACGAGATCCGGACGCCGCTCAACGGGGTCATCGGGATGACCGACGTGCTCGCCGCCACGCCCCTCTCGCCCGACCAGCTCGACTACGTCGGGACGATCCAGGCCTCGGGCCGGGCGCTCCTCGGCGTCATCAACGACGTCCTCGACTTCTCCAAGATCGAGGCCGGCCGCCTCGACCTCGAGTCGGAGCCGGTCGCCCTCCGCCCGCTCGTCGACGACGCGGTCGCCGTCGTGGCGCAGACGGCCACGCAGCGCGGCGTCGAGGTCGTCTGCCACGTCGAGCCCGACGTCCCGGACATCGTCCTCGGCGACGGCGCGCGGCTCCGGCAGGTCGCGCTCAACCTCCTCTCGAACGCCGTCAAGTTCACCGAGGCGGGCACGGTCGCGCTCCGGCTCGACGCCCGACGCCGCCGCGGCGGAACGGTCGAGCTCTCCCTCCGCATCTCAGACACCGGCATCGGCATCCCGGACGAGCACCTCGACACCCTGTTCGACTCGTTCACGCAGGTCGACGCCTCGACGACGCGCCGCTTCGGGGGGACCGGGCTCGGCCTCGCCATCACGAAGCGGCTGGCGGAGCAGATGGGCGGGGTCGTGTCGGTCGAGAGCGAGGTCGGCGTTGGGTCCACGTTCGAGATCCGGATCCCGCTGCCCGAGGTCGACGCCCCCCCGACCGCCCCGGTGACGCCGGCCGGCGCCGTGCTCCTGATCGTCGAGCCTCACACGGCGGCCCGCGACGCCGCCGTCGCGCTCGCCGAGAGCTACGGGCTCGGCGTCGCCGCCTTCGCCACGGTCGACGCCGCCGCCGCCTGGATCGCCGACGGCGGGCGGTACGACCTCGCCGCCCTCGCGCTCAACGCCAACGACCGCCCCGACCACGCCGACGCCGACCGCCAGGGGGCCTTCGGCTTCGCCGACCGGCTCCGCACGGACCCCACCCTCGGGGGGCTCCCGCTCCTCCTCCTCGCTCCACTCGGCAGCGCCGTCGTGGCCTCCGGCGTGTTCGACGCCGTCCTTACCAAGCCGCTCCGCGCCGACCGGTTCGCCGACGTCGTGGCCCAGCTCGTCGGGAGCCGCCGGCCGGCGGCGAAAAAGCTCGCGACCGGCCCGGTCCAGGGGCCGCTGCGGGTGCTGCTCGTCGAAGACCACGAGGTCAACCGGAAGGTGGCCACGGGCCTCCTCGCCCGCCTCGGCATCGCGCCCGATGTGGCCGAGAATGGGGCCGAGGCGCTCGACGCGCTCCGGCGCGACCGCTACGACCTTGTCCTGATGGACCTCCAGATGCCCGTCCTCGACGGGATCGGCGCGACGCGGCGGCTCCGGGCCGAGCTCCCCGCCGCGCGCCAGCCGCGCGTTGTGGCCCTCACGGCCAACGCGTTCGCGGAGGACGCCGCCCGCTGCCGCGAGGCCGGCATGGACGGGTTCCTCACCAAGCCGGTCCGGCTGGAGGACCTCCGCGCTGAAATCGCCCTCGCCGGCGGGGTCTCCGAACGGACCGACGACGCGCCCCCTCCGGTCCCCGCCCCGGCCGACCGTTCGGTCGAGAGCACGCCCGAGACCGACGCACTTGCCCTCCCGACCCCCGAGGCGATCGCGGCCCACCTCCGCGCGCTCTCCGACGGCGACGACGCGCTCGCGACCGAGATCCTCGGCGCCTACCTCCGCACCGAGCCCTCGCTCCGCGCCGAACTCACCGGCGGCGACCCGGGCGGCGCGGCGCACAAGTTGAAGTCGGCCTGCGGGACGCTCGGGGCCGACGCCCTCTCGCATGCAGCGTTCGAGGTCGAGCGCGACGTCCGCGAGGGTCGCGACGTGACCGGCGCCGTCGCGGCGCTCGACGCGGCGCTCGGCGGGTTCCGAGACTCCGCCGAAGCTGCTCTGGCAGCCCTGTCTCCGGATGGCGCCCCCACCCCCACCAACGGTGGGCCCGTCTCCGGCTGA